The following are encoded together in the Streptomyces sp. NBC_01465 genome:
- a CDS encoding MFS transporter, with translation MTSVRHARVPARSTHNPSPPAPRRWIWLAAWPVTAVFVLSNAATPLYGLWQREIGFSRGVLTVVFACYIAGLIASLLVSGVLSDRIGRKPVLLPALALALLACGIFATADSVAALIAARLLTGIAVGAAVSAGMAAVTDVAGPDRTRLAALLASCAMVLGAGLGPLLSGVLSELAPAPTVTVFAVEAALLVSALVVAVRMPLRRPDRAQAPASWIRIPSVPRANRRQLALGIAVFAPGITATSFVLSLGPSLLSSLLGTESRMVAGAMAFVMFLAATAVQFAVRALRIRSVLLAGATSTALAMLALIAAVRTESPALLITAAILAGAGQGAGQLGGLTLLNSTIPARRLAEANSALNMGGYLPAGALPVAAGYLSDAVGLSTGATVFAVLLTALAALGAVTVLRVPAE, from the coding sequence CCCGGCCCCCCGCCGCTGGATCTGGCTCGCGGCCTGGCCGGTGACGGCGGTGTTCGTCCTCTCCAACGCGGCGACCCCGCTCTACGGCCTCTGGCAGCGCGAAATCGGCTTCTCCAGGGGCGTGTTGACCGTCGTCTTCGCCTGCTACATCGCCGGCCTGATCGCCTCGCTCCTCGTTTCCGGCGTCCTCTCCGACCGCATCGGCCGCAAACCGGTCCTCCTCCCCGCCCTGGCCCTCGCCCTCCTCGCCTGCGGAATCTTCGCCACGGCCGACTCGGTGGCGGCACTGATCGCGGCCCGGCTGCTCACCGGCATCGCGGTCGGGGCCGCCGTCTCGGCCGGAATGGCGGCGGTGACGGACGTGGCGGGCCCCGACCGCACCCGCCTGGCGGCGCTCCTCGCCTCCTGCGCGATGGTGCTGGGCGCCGGGCTCGGCCCGCTGCTCTCGGGCGTACTGTCTGAACTCGCCCCCGCCCCGACGGTCACGGTCTTCGCGGTGGAGGCGGCCCTCCTGGTCTCGGCGCTCGTGGTCGCCGTACGGATGCCGCTGCGCCGCCCGGACCGCGCACAGGCCCCCGCGTCCTGGATCCGCATCCCCTCGGTCCCGCGCGCGAACCGGCGCCAACTCGCCCTCGGGATCGCGGTGTTCGCCCCCGGAATCACCGCAACGTCCTTCGTCCTCTCGCTCGGCCCCTCCCTCCTCTCCTCCCTCCTCGGCACGGAGAGCCGGATGGTGGCCGGGGCGATGGCCTTCGTGATGTTCCTGGCCGCGACAGCGGTGCAGTTCGCGGTCCGCGCCCTGCGGATCAGGTCCGTCCTCCTGGCCGGCGCGACGAGCACGGCCCTGGCGATGCTGGCCCTGATCGCAGCCGTACGCACCGAATCGCCCGCCCTGCTGATCACCGCCGCGATCCTGGCCGGCGCGGGTCAGGGTGCGGGTCAGCTCGGCGGCCTCACGCTGCTGAACTCCACGATCCCGGCCCGCCGCCTGGCCGAGGCCAACTCGGCGCTGAACATGGGCGGTTACCTCCCGGCGGGCGCGCTCCCCGTCGCCGCCGGCTATCTCAGCGATGCGGTGGGGCTGTCCACGGGGGCGACGGTCTTCGCCGTACTGCTGACCGCCCTGGCGGCGCTCGGGGCCGTCACGGTCTTGCGGGTCCCGGCCGAATGA